In Hemicordylus capensis ecotype Gifberg chromosome 3, rHemCap1.1.pri, whole genome shotgun sequence, one DNA window encodes the following:
- the ING1 gene encoding inhibitor of growth protein 1 isoform X3: MLIGQLKILKELDDYYEKFKRETDEGQKKRLLHCIQRALIRSQELGDEKIQIVSQMVELVENRTRQVDSHVELFETCQETNDTIGNNGKTNQDKSKNETITQAEKPNNKRSRRQRNNENRENASNNHDHDDITSGTPKEKKAKTSKKKKRSKAKAEREASPADLPIDPNEPTYCLCNQVSYGEMIGCDNDECRIEWFHFSCVGLNHKPKGKWYCPKCRGENEKTMDKALEKSKKERAYNR, translated from the exons ATGCTAATTGGTCAATTGA AGATCTTAAAGGAGCTAGATGACTATTATGAAAAATTCAAACGAGAGACGGATGAAGGACAAAAGAAGAGATTGTTGCACTGCATACAGAGAGCACTGATCCGGAGTCAGGAACTGGGAGATGAAAAGATTCAAATTGTCAGTCAAATGGTAGAACTTGTTGAGAACAGAACTAGACAAGTTGACAGTCATGTAGAACTGTTTGAAACCTGCCAAGAGACTAATGATACCATTGGGAACAATGGCAAAACTAACCAAGATAAATCAAAGAACGAGACAATCACCCAGGCTGAAAAGCCCAACAACAAACGATCCAGGCGGCAAAGAAATAATGAAAATAGAGAAAATGCTTCTAATAATCACGACCATGATGATATCACCTCAGGAACTCCAaaggagaagaaagcaaaaacttcgaagaaaaagaagagatccAAGGCCAAAGCAGAGAGGGAGGCTTCTCCAGCAGACCTCCCTATTGATCCCAACGAGCCAACCTATTGTCTGTGTAATCAGGTCTCCTATGGAGAAATGATAGGTTGTGATAATGATGAGTGCCGAATTGAATGGTTTCACTTCTCATGTGTGGGACTCAATCATAAACCAAAGGGCAAATGGTACTGTCCCAAATGTAGAGGAGAGAATGAGAAAACAATGGACAAGGCACTGGagaaatctaaaaaagaaagggCATACAACAGGTAG
- the ING1 gene encoding inhibitor of growth protein 1 isoform X5, with product MVELVENRTRQVDSHVELFETCQETNDTIGNNGKTNQDKSKNETITQAEKPNNKRSRRQRNNENRENASNNHDHDDITSGTPKEKKAKTSKKKKRSKAKAEREASPADLPIDPNEPTYCLCNQVSYGEMIGCDNDECRIEWFHFSCVGLNHKPKGKWYCPKCRGENEKTMDKALEKSKKERAYNR from the coding sequence ATGGTAGAACTTGTTGAGAACAGAACTAGACAAGTTGACAGTCATGTAGAACTGTTTGAAACCTGCCAAGAGACTAATGATACCATTGGGAACAATGGCAAAACTAACCAAGATAAATCAAAGAACGAGACAATCACCCAGGCTGAAAAGCCCAACAACAAACGATCCAGGCGGCAAAGAAATAATGAAAATAGAGAAAATGCTTCTAATAATCACGACCATGATGATATCACCTCAGGAACTCCAaaggagaagaaagcaaaaacttcgaagaaaaagaagagatccAAGGCCAAAGCAGAGAGGGAGGCTTCTCCAGCAGACCTCCCTATTGATCCCAACGAGCCAACCTATTGTCTGTGTAATCAGGTCTCCTATGGAGAAATGATAGGTTGTGATAATGATGAGTGCCGAATTGAATGGTTTCACTTCTCATGTGTGGGACTCAATCATAAACCAAAGGGCAAATGGTACTGTCCCAAATGTAGAGGAGAGAATGAGAAAACAATGGACAAGGCACTGGagaaatctaaaaaagaaagggCATACAACAGGTAG
- the ING1 gene encoding inhibitor of growth protein 1 isoform X2 has protein sequence MKMLNPANGEQLHLANYVEDYLDSIESLPFDLQRNVSLMREIDAKYQEILKELDDYYEKFKRETDEGQKKRLLHCIQRALIRSQELGDEKIQIVSQMVELVENRTRQVDSHVELFETCQETNDTIGNNGKTNQDKSKNETITQAEKPNNKRSRRQRNNENRENASNNHDHDDITSGTPKEKKAKTSKKKKRSKAKAEREASPADLPIDPNEPTYCLCNQVSYGEMIGCDNDECRIEWFHFSCVGLNHKPKGKWYCPKCRGENEKTMDKALEKSKKERAYNR, from the exons ATGAAAATGTTGAATCCTGCAAACGGAGAGCAGCTTCATCTAGCGAACTATGTGGAGGATTACCTGGACTCCATCGAATCTCTGCCCTTCgatctgcagagaaatgtctcCCTGATGAGGGAAATTGACGCCAAATATCAAG AGATCTTAAAGGAGCTAGATGACTATTATGAAAAATTCAAACGAGAGACGGATGAAGGACAAAAGAAGAGATTGTTGCACTGCATACAGAGAGCACTGATCCGGAGTCAGGAACTGGGAGATGAAAAGATTCAAATTGTCAGTCAAATGGTAGAACTTGTTGAGAACAGAACTAGACAAGTTGACAGTCATGTAGAACTGTTTGAAACCTGCCAAGAGACTAATGATACCATTGGGAACAATGGCAAAACTAACCAAGATAAATCAAAGAACGAGACAATCACCCAGGCTGAAAAGCCCAACAACAAACGATCCAGGCGGCAAAGAAATAATGAAAATAGAGAAAATGCTTCTAATAATCACGACCATGATGATATCACCTCAGGAACTCCAaaggagaagaaagcaaaaacttcgaagaaaaagaagagatccAAGGCCAAAGCAGAGAGGGAGGCTTCTCCAGCAGACCTCCCTATTGATCCCAACGAGCCAACCTATTGTCTGTGTAATCAGGTCTCCTATGGAGAAATGATAGGTTGTGATAATGATGAGTGCCGAATTGAATGGTTTCACTTCTCATGTGTGGGACTCAATCATAAACCAAAGGGCAAATGGTACTGTCCCAAATGTAGAGGAGAGAATGAGAAAACAATGGACAAGGCACTGGagaaatctaaaaaagaaagggCATACAACAGGTAG
- the ING1 gene encoding inhibitor of growth protein 1 isoform X1 gives MVAFYLFIYLFVRRRPESEEEEKKGLLCSGSCFSWGGTKEILKELDDYYEKFKRETDEGQKKRLLHCIQRALIRSQELGDEKIQIVSQMVELVENRTRQVDSHVELFETCQETNDTIGNNGKTNQDKSKNETITQAEKPNNKRSRRQRNNENRENASNNHDHDDITSGTPKEKKAKTSKKKKRSKAKAEREASPADLPIDPNEPTYCLCNQVSYGEMIGCDNDECRIEWFHFSCVGLNHKPKGKWYCPKCRGENEKTMDKALEKSKKERAYNR, from the exons ATggtagctttttatttatttatttatttatttgtgagaAGGCGACCAGaaagcgaggaggaggagaaaaaggggCTGCTCTGCAGCGGTAGCTGTTTTTCATGGGGCGGAACAAAAG AGATCTTAAAGGAGCTAGATGACTATTATGAAAAATTCAAACGAGAGACGGATGAAGGACAAAAGAAGAGATTGTTGCACTGCATACAGAGAGCACTGATCCGGAGTCAGGAACTGGGAGATGAAAAGATTCAAATTGTCAGTCAAATGGTAGAACTTGTTGAGAACAGAACTAGACAAGTTGACAGTCATGTAGAACTGTTTGAAACCTGCCAAGAGACTAATGATACCATTGGGAACAATGGCAAAACTAACCAAGATAAATCAAAGAACGAGACAATCACCCAGGCTGAAAAGCCCAACAACAAACGATCCAGGCGGCAAAGAAATAATGAAAATAGAGAAAATGCTTCTAATAATCACGACCATGATGATATCACCTCAGGAACTCCAaaggagaagaaagcaaaaacttcgaagaaaaagaagagatccAAGGCCAAAGCAGAGAGGGAGGCTTCTCCAGCAGACCTCCCTATTGATCCCAACGAGCCAACCTATTGTCTGTGTAATCAGGTCTCCTATGGAGAAATGATAGGTTGTGATAATGATGAGTGCCGAATTGAATGGTTTCACTTCTCATGTGTGGGACTCAATCATAAACCAAAGGGCAAATGGTACTGTCCCAAATGTAGAGGAGAGAATGAGAAAACAATGGACAAGGCACTGGagaaatctaaaaaagaaagggCATACAACAGGTAG
- the ING1 gene encoding inhibitor of growth protein 1 isoform X4, whose amino-acid sequence MGGEILKELDDYYEKFKRETDEGQKKRLLHCIQRALIRSQELGDEKIQIVSQMVELVENRTRQVDSHVELFETCQETNDTIGNNGKTNQDKSKNETITQAEKPNNKRSRRQRNNENRENASNNHDHDDITSGTPKEKKAKTSKKKKRSKAKAEREASPADLPIDPNEPTYCLCNQVSYGEMIGCDNDECRIEWFHFSCVGLNHKPKGKWYCPKCRGENEKTMDKALEKSKKERAYNR is encoded by the exons ATGGGAGGAG AGATCTTAAAGGAGCTAGATGACTATTATGAAAAATTCAAACGAGAGACGGATGAAGGACAAAAGAAGAGATTGTTGCACTGCATACAGAGAGCACTGATCCGGAGTCAGGAACTGGGAGATGAAAAGATTCAAATTGTCAGTCAAATGGTAGAACTTGTTGAGAACAGAACTAGACAAGTTGACAGTCATGTAGAACTGTTTGAAACCTGCCAAGAGACTAATGATACCATTGGGAACAATGGCAAAACTAACCAAGATAAATCAAAGAACGAGACAATCACCCAGGCTGAAAAGCCCAACAACAAACGATCCAGGCGGCAAAGAAATAATGAAAATAGAGAAAATGCTTCTAATAATCACGACCATGATGATATCACCTCAGGAACTCCAaaggagaagaaagcaaaaacttcgaagaaaaagaagagatccAAGGCCAAAGCAGAGAGGGAGGCTTCTCCAGCAGACCTCCCTATTGATCCCAACGAGCCAACCTATTGTCTGTGTAATCAGGTCTCCTATGGAGAAATGATAGGTTGTGATAATGATGAGTGCCGAATTGAATGGTTTCACTTCTCATGTGTGGGACTCAATCATAAACCAAAGGGCAAATGGTACTGTCCCAAATGTAGAGGAGAGAATGAGAAAACAATGGACAAGGCACTGGagaaatctaaaaaagaaagggCATACAACAGGTAG